One part of the Halopenitus persicus genome encodes these proteins:
- a CDS encoding HAH_0734 family protein, with product MQHLIIRGDPGIRRDAVINYDGREMICFSVNRQGDWHGPDEPQLWCTIGTEDEYETYAKREYVPHRLETESIDAEDLDVVKAKGDLAV from the coding sequence ATGCAGCACCTCATCATCCGTGGCGACCCCGGGATCCGCCGCGACGCGGTGATCAACTACGACGGCCGGGAGATGATCTGCTTCTCGGTGAACCGGCAGGGCGACTGGCACGGCCCCGATGAGCCCCAGCTGTGGTGTACTATCGGCACCGAGGACGAGTACGAGACCTACGCGAAACGCGAGTACGTACCCCACCGGCTGGAGACCGAGTCGATCGACGCCGAGGACCTGGACGTCGTCAAGGCGAAGGGCGACCTCGCGGTCTGA
- a CDS encoding rhomboid family intramembrane serine protease has translation MATCDECGAYENLPYQCHRCGQTFCADHRLPENHDCPGLGDWEDPSGVFESGFDDSLSGESSPSSSGSMTDRLRERVDRATSTGGFLGYFRGNLTFLFLGLMWTTFLLQVLVGGFLGQELSRSLFVLRPERLEYVWTWVTAVFAHGNFTHIALNSIVLYFFGPPVEERIGPKRFAALFLGAGVLAGLAQIGMGFLVGPVGPGVVGASGAIMAIMGVLTVLNPKLRVYLYFFIPMPLWLLTIGFAVVSVFLGLGGVAGGIAHWAHLAGLLVGLAYGKHVKDEMRAPTRLQFGGPGGPGGPGGPGGPGGPGRRR, from the coding sequence ATGGCGACGTGCGACGAGTGTGGTGCCTACGAGAACCTCCCGTACCAGTGTCACCGGTGCGGGCAAACGTTCTGTGCGGACCACCGGCTGCCGGAGAATCACGATTGTCCCGGACTCGGCGACTGGGAGGACCCCTCCGGGGTGTTCGAAAGCGGGTTCGACGACTCCCTCTCGGGCGAGTCATCGCCGTCATCGTCCGGTTCGATGACCGACCGGCTCCGAGAACGGGTCGACCGCGCGACGTCGACCGGCGGGTTCCTCGGTTACTTCCGCGGGAATCTGACGTTCCTGTTCCTCGGGTTGATGTGGACGACGTTCCTCCTGCAGGTGCTCGTCGGCGGGTTCCTCGGCCAGGAGCTCTCGCGGTCGTTGTTCGTGCTCCGCCCGGAACGCCTCGAGTACGTCTGGACCTGGGTCACCGCGGTCTTCGCCCACGGCAACTTCACCCACATCGCGCTCAACTCGATCGTCCTCTACTTCTTCGGCCCGCCGGTCGAGGAGCGTATCGGGCCGAAGCGGTTCGCCGCGCTGTTCCTCGGCGCCGGCGTCCTCGCCGGGCTCGCCCAGATCGGAATGGGCTTTCTGGTCGGCCCGGTCGGCCCCGGCGTCGTCGGCGCCTCCGGGGCGATCATGGCGATCATGGGCGTCCTCACCGTGTTGAACCCGAAGCTCCGCGTCTATCTCTACTTCTTCATCCCGATGCCGCTGTGGCTGTTGACGATCGGGTTCGCGGTCGTCAGCGTCTTCCTCGGGCTCGGCGGCGTGGCCGGCGGGATCGCCCACTGGGCGCACCTCGCCGGTCTCCTCGTCGGGCTCGCGTACGGCAAGCACGTCAAGGACGAGATGCGCGCGCCGACGCGGCTTCAGTTCGGCGGGCCGGGCGGTCCCGGCGGGCCGGGCGGGCCGGGTGGCCCCGGCGGCCCCGGACGTCGGCGGTGA